Proteins from a single region of Runella sp. SP2:
- a CDS encoding M3 family metallopeptidase, which produces MKTNCLLAGLLVSSMAFAQTNPPIMSDNPLLQPFPTLHQTPPYDKIKVEHFLPAVKEAMVEGRKEIDAIVNNPAKPTFDNTIVALERAGDLLSRITPIMFHLNGAETTPDLQKSIREVSPLLTEYGNDISLNEKLFARVKAVWDQRDKLKLGTEEAMLLEKSYKSFSRNGANLNAADKEKLRGMNKELSQLSIEFSEHNLAETNEYALQITDEKDLAGLPAFVKDGAKATAKRLNKEGWVFTLQAPSYGPFMQYADNRELRKKLWLAYNKRGFNGDKNDNQAIIQKVVKLRHEKAKLLGYKTWANYILEERMAETPEKVLAFETEILSYAKPAAQRELKELTDYAKKNGFSEDVLQRWDASYYAEKLKKEKYSINDELLKPYFKLENVLDGLFTLTNKLYGLTFKENKNIPVWHPEVKAYEIFDEKGQLLSVWYGDYFPRAGKRAGAWNNTTLSQHFEGTKDVRPHVVNVCNFTRPTDSQPSLLTFREVQTLFHEFGHALHSMMSHVKYETVSGTSVSWDFVELPSQFMENFCTEPEVLKLFAKHYQTGEVIPNELIEKIKASSNFLSGLGMARQINLGLTDMAWHNGEPTGASVAEVEKKVAEKTDLYPIVPGTAVSTSFSHIFAGGYSAGYYSYMWSSVLDADAFEAFKEKGVFNKDVAKSFRDNILSKGGTEKPMVLYKRFRGREPKPNAMLKRDGLAL; this is translated from the coding sequence ATGAAAACAAACTGTTTACTCGCGGGTCTGCTCGTTAGCAGTATGGCCTTTGCGCAAACTAATCCGCCAATCATGAGTGATAATCCACTTTTGCAGCCCTTTCCAACGCTGCACCAGACACCGCCTTACGACAAAATTAAAGTTGAGCACTTTTTGCCCGCCGTCAAAGAAGCCATGGTAGAAGGCCGCAAGGAAATCGACGCCATCGTCAATAATCCTGCCAAGCCGACGTTCGACAATACCATCGTGGCGCTTGAGCGCGCAGGCGACTTATTGAGCCGTATTACGCCCATCATGTTCCACTTAAACGGTGCCGAAACTACGCCCGACCTCCAAAAGTCCATTCGCGAAGTTAGTCCATTGTTGACCGAATATGGCAACGATATTTCGCTCAATGAGAAGCTGTTTGCTCGGGTAAAAGCCGTTTGGGACCAACGCGATAAACTCAAGCTTGGGACAGAGGAAGCCATGTTGCTCGAAAAAAGCTACAAGTCGTTCTCACGTAACGGTGCTAACCTCAACGCCGCCGACAAAGAAAAACTTCGCGGCATGAACAAAGAGCTTTCACAACTTTCTATTGAATTTAGCGAACATAATTTGGCCGAAACCAACGAGTACGCACTCCAAATTACGGACGAAAAAGACTTGGCTGGCCTCCCTGCGTTTGTAAAAGATGGTGCCAAAGCTACTGCGAAACGCCTCAACAAAGAAGGCTGGGTATTTACGCTTCAAGCGCCTAGCTACGGGCCGTTTATGCAATATGCCGACAACCGTGAGCTTCGTAAAAAACTTTGGTTGGCTTACAACAAACGCGGTTTTAACGGCGACAAAAACGATAACCAAGCCATTATTCAAAAAGTGGTAAAACTCCGCCACGAAAAAGCCAAGTTGTTGGGGTACAAAACGTGGGCAAATTACATTTTGGAAGAGCGCATGGCCGAAACGCCCGAAAAAGTATTGGCCTTTGAAACCGAAATCCTCAGCTACGCCAAACCTGCCGCCCAGCGTGAGTTGAAAGAATTGACCGATTACGCCAAGAAAAACGGTTTCTCGGAAGATGTGTTGCAGCGTTGGGATGCGAGTTATTATGCCGAAAAACTCAAAAAAGAGAAATACAGCATCAACGACGAGCTATTGAAGCCTTACTTCAAACTCGAAAACGTACTTGATGGCTTATTTACGCTTACCAACAAGCTGTACGGACTTACTTTCAAGGAAAACAAAAACATTCCAGTATGGCATCCAGAAGTAAAAGCCTACGAAATTTTTGACGAAAAAGGCCAATTACTTTCGGTATGGTATGGCGACTACTTCCCACGCGCAGGAAAACGTGCGGGTGCTTGGAACAACACCACGCTTTCGCAGCATTTTGAAGGAACGAAAGATGTTCGTCCGCACGTGGTAAACGTTTGTAATTTCACTCGCCCAACTGATTCTCAGCCATCGTTGTTGACCTTCCGCGAGGTGCAAACGCTCTTCCATGAGTTTGGTCACGCTTTGCACAGCATGATGTCGCACGTGAAATACGAAACTGTGAGCGGTACCAGCGTATCGTGGGATTTTGTGGAGCTTCCAAGCCAGTTTATGGAAAACTTCTGTACTGAACCAGAAGTATTGAAGCTTTTTGCGAAACACTATCAAACGGGCGAAGTAATTCCTAATGAGTTGATTGAGAAAATCAAAGCCTCGTCAAACTTCCTTTCGGGCTTAGGAATGGCGCGCCAAATCAACCTTGGCCTAACCGACATGGCGTGGCACAACGGCGAACCTACGGGTGCATCAGTAGCTGAAGTAGAGAAAAAAGTAGCCGAGAAAACCGACCTTTACCCAATCGTGCCTGGTACGGCGGTGAGTACGTCGTTCTCGCACATTTTTGCGGGAGGATACTCGGCAGGATACTATTCGTACATGTGGTCGTCAGTATTGGATGCCGATGCGTTTGAAGCCTTTAAGGAGAAAGGCGTTTTCAACAAAGACGTTGCTAAATCGTTCCGCGACAATATCCTTTCAAAAGGAGGAACCGAAAAGCCGATGGTATTGTACAAGCGTTTCAGAGGTCGGGAACCAAAACCCAATGCCATGCTAAAACGCGATGGATTAGCCTTATAA
- a CDS encoding response regulator transcription factor — MNTDLKRILIVEDDSRIAQNISKGLREKGFDTEVAYDGLIGSKIASANHFDLIILDINLPSMNGYEVCKNIRQRNPNVPILMLTALGEADDKIEGFNVGADDYIVKPFDFRELLARVNVFLKRSHSDTEPAGGNTLRVADLEINVDTKAVTRSGQTVDLTPKELALLEYLVRNKGRIVSKADIAEKVWDMNFDSGTNVVEVYINFLRKKIDRDFETKLIHTKSGMGYVLKEDA, encoded by the coding sequence ATGAATACAGATTTAAAGAGAATACTCATCGTCGAAGACGACTCCCGCATTGCCCAGAACATCAGCAAAGGACTGCGCGAAAAGGGTTTTGATACCGAAGTAGCCTACGACGGGCTGATTGGTAGCAAAATCGCGTCGGCCAATCATTTTGATTTAATTATCCTCGATATCAACCTGCCGTCGATGAACGGCTACGAGGTTTGTAAAAATATTCGTCAACGCAATCCCAATGTTCCTATTTTGATGCTAACGGCACTGGGCGAAGCCGATGACAAAATAGAAGGTTTCAACGTCGGAGCTGATGACTACATTGTCAAACCATTCGACTTTCGGGAACTACTGGCACGGGTTAACGTATTTCTCAAACGCTCACATTCGGATACCGAACCCGCAGGCGGCAACACCCTTCGCGTGGCCGACCTCGAAATCAATGTCGATACCAAAGCCGTTACGCGCTCAGGCCAGACCGTTGACCTTACGCCCAAAGAACTAGCCTTGCTCGAATACTTGGTACGCAACAAAGGCCGCATTGTGTCCAAAGCCGACATCGCCGAAAAGGTGTGGGACATGAATTTCGACAGCGGCACCAACGTCGTTGAGGTATATATTAACTTTCTCCGCAAGAAAATTGACCGTGATTTTGAAACCAAACTCATTCATACCAAGTCGGGAATGGGCTATGTTTTGAAAGAAGATGCCTAG
- a CDS encoding Uma2 family endonuclease gives MTAVLVNDFAPGQTEAFTLELEDDMDDVAFYRFCRRNDHLRFERNPDGTILIMPNTGGKTGIRNTKIVSRLDMWSESHDGKVFDSSTAFKLPNFATRSPDAAWVSDERWNELSDEEQERFPPIAPDFVVELMSASDHLKKAQEKMLEYIENGVRLGWLIQPSSETVFIYRADGTISKVNTFDQTLSGEDVLPNFEFPLRLLR, from the coding sequence ATGACAGCGGTACTTGTAAATGACTTTGCACCTGGACAAACCGAGGCTTTTACCTTGGAGTTAGAAGACGACATGGACGATGTGGCGTTCTATCGGTTTTGCCGCCGCAACGACCACCTTCGCTTTGAACGTAATCCAGACGGAACCATCTTAATCATGCCAAACACTGGAGGAAAAACAGGCATTAGAAACACAAAGATTGTTTCTCGCCTAGACATGTGGTCTGAATCCCACGATGGAAAAGTATTTGATTCATCAACGGCATTTAAGCTTCCCAACTTCGCCACTCGCTCGCCTGACGCCGCTTGGGTAAGCGATGAACGTTGGAATGAATTGAGTGACGAGGAGCAAGAACGTTTTCCGCCCATTGCCCCCGATTTCGTTGTTGAACTCATGTCGGCCAGTGATCATCTCAAAAAAGCCCAAGAAAAAATGCTCGAATACATCGAAAATGGCGTTCGACTCGGTTGGTTGATTCAACCCAGCTCCGAAACCGTTTTTATTTACCGCGCCGATGGCACCATTAGCAAAGTAAACACTTTTGACCAAACGCTCTCAGGTGAAGATGTCCTGCCCAATTTTGAATTTCCACTCCGTCTTTTGCGTTAA
- a CDS encoding MBL fold metallo-hydrolase, giving the protein MNLHVIDAGHFKLDGGAMFGVVPKTIWNRLVPADENNLCSWDMRCLLVEDGNRLMLIDTGMGDKQDPKWQAFYYRHGEGELVKSIEKAGFGAHEVTDVIFSHLHFDHCGGGVKWNRDRTGYELTFSKAKYWTHSDHWQTATQPNAREKATFFKENILPIQEAGQLFFSDKIENPFGSNVQPVYVDGHTEKMTMLKIAYKGQTVVFMADTIPSHAHIPLPYVMGYDVRPLETMKEKEKLLKEALDEKYILFFDHDPLHDCCTVEMTEKGIRVQNKGALGEFF; this is encoded by the coding sequence ATGAATTTACACGTGATTGACGCAGGACATTTTAAACTCGACGGCGGGGCTATGTTTGGCGTAGTGCCCAAAACGATTTGGAATCGGTTGGTTCCTGCCGATGAAAATAACCTTTGTAGTTGGGACATGCGCTGCTTACTGGTCGAAGATGGCAACCGACTCATGCTCATTGATACAGGAATGGGCGACAAACAAGACCCCAAATGGCAAGCCTTTTATTATCGCCACGGGGAAGGAGAACTGGTGAAATCTATCGAAAAAGCAGGTTTTGGCGCACACGAGGTGACGGACGTGATTTTCTCGCACCTACACTTCGACCATTGCGGTGGGGGCGTCAAGTGGAACCGCGACCGAACGGGCTACGAACTTACTTTTTCCAAGGCCAAGTATTGGACACATTCGGACCATTGGCAAACGGCGACTCAGCCAAACGCCCGTGAGAAAGCAACGTTTTTTAAGGAAAACATTTTGCCGATTCAGGAAGCGGGGCAATTGTTTTTTTCGGATAAAATTGAAAATCCATTCGGTTCCAATGTGCAGCCTGTTTACGTAGATGGGCATACCGAAAAGATGACCATGCTGAAAATTGCGTACAAAGGTCAAACGGTCGTGTTTATGGCCGATACCATTCCGTCTCATGCGCACATTCCGCTGCCGTACGTGATGGGTTACGACGTGCGCCCGCTTGAAACAATGAAAGAGAAAGAAAAGCTACTCAAAGAAGCTTTGGACGAAAAGTACATTTTATTTTTTGACCACGATCCACTGCACGATTGCTGTACCGTAGAAATGACCGAAAAAGGGATTCGAGTCCAGAACAAAGGCGCACTAGGGGAGTTTTTTTGA
- a CDS encoding YceI family protein, translating into MKRITLVASALLVSFATFAQTTWKVDKAHAKLGFTVTHLLMSEVDGNFKTFDATITSSKEDFSDASFELTADLATANTDNEGRDAHLKRADMFDVANHPTLTFKSTSISKVADKKYKLNGNLTIKGVTKPVSLDLTLTGVGKDGRTQKPKVGFKAVGTIKRTDFGVGGMPSAVVSEEVELRALGEFNQQ; encoded by the coding sequence ATGAAAAGAATCACTTTAGTAGCCTCAGCCTTGTTGGTATCGTTTGCCACTTTTGCTCAAACCACGTGGAAAGTTGACAAAGCTCACGCAAAGTTAGGGTTTACTGTCACCCACCTTTTAATGTCGGAAGTAGATGGAAACTTCAAAACGTTTGACGCCACTATCACTTCTTCTAAGGAAGATTTTAGCGATGCGTCTTTTGAATTGACGGCCGACTTAGCTACTGCCAATACAGACAATGAAGGCCGCGATGCGCACTTGAAAAGAGCGGATATGTTTGATGTTGCTAACCACCCAACGTTGACTTTCAAAAGCACATCTATCTCAAAAGTAGCTGACAAAAAATACAAATTGAACGGAAATCTTACCATCAAAGGCGTAACAAAACCTGTATCGCTTGACCTTACATTGACAGGGGTTGGCAAAGATGGCCGTACTCAAAAACCCAAAGTAGGTTTTAAAGCAGTAGGCACTATCAAGCGCACCGATTTTGGCGTAGGCGGTATGCCATCGGCAGTTGTTAGTGAAGAAGTAGAACTAAGAGCGTTGGGCGAATTTAACCAACAATAA
- a CDS encoding sensor histidine kinase, with product MQPFIKRYRILLLHLSFWCVYFSFFFYQIRFPIRGQEVTFWDAFKNTSFEVLFMMLVVYLNYFFFLSRYLKHKSLLRYILEFSVPFAVLVRAFILLKRHLIDGNTHKICYFYEDKFTVNVVLTTLFIVIFVGMLKFAEGWLELEAKKKEIENEKLTSELRFLKAQINPHFLFNTLNNLYYLAFTNSPNTTEVIAKLSQMMRYMIYDSNHPKVPLVKEIEYMENYISLEKLRLNEPIPILFEVKGNIDGVLIAPLILISFLENAFKHGVSNNFSGSWIKADLVIEGMACVYTVANSKLPINATHSDESSGIGLQNVKRRLELSYPDNFELEVEDTTDEYCVRLKLNLV from the coding sequence ATGCAACCGTTCATTAAACGCTACCGAATCTTACTGCTACACCTTTCATTTTGGTGCGTTTATTTTTCGTTTTTCTTCTACCAAATTCGTTTCCCGATTCGAGGGCAAGAAGTGACTTTTTGGGATGCTTTTAAGAATACTTCGTTTGAGGTGTTGTTTATGATGTTGGTGGTATATCTCAATTATTTCTTTTTCTTATCCCGTTATCTCAAGCATAAAAGCCTACTCCGATACATATTGGAGTTTTCGGTGCCGTTTGCGGTGCTGGTGCGGGCGTTTATTTTGTTAAAACGCCATTTAATCGACGGTAATACCCACAAAATCTGCTATTTCTACGAAGATAAGTTTACCGTAAACGTGGTGTTGACGACGCTTTTTATTGTGATTTTTGTCGGAATGCTCAAATTTGCGGAAGGCTGGCTTGAACTCGAAGCCAAGAAAAAAGAGATTGAAAATGAGAAACTTACGTCGGAGCTTCGGTTTTTGAAGGCACAGATAAACCCACATTTTTTGTTTAATACCCTCAACAACCTCTATTATTTAGCCTTTACCAATTCTCCCAATACGACCGAAGTGATTGCGAAATTATCGCAAATGATGCGGTACATGATTTATGATTCCAACCACCCCAAAGTGCCGTTGGTCAAGGAGATTGAGTACATGGAAAACTACATTAGTCTCGAAAAACTACGTCTCAACGAGCCGATTCCAATTCTTTTTGAAGTCAAAGGCAACATTGATGGCGTGCTGATTGCGCCTCTAATTCTGATTAGTTTTTTGGAAAATGCCTTCAAACACGGCGTGAGTAACAATTTTTCGGGGTCGTGGATCAAAGCTGATTTGGTGATTGAAGGCATGGCGTGTGTCTATACGGTGGCCAACAGTAAATTGCCTATTAATGCGACTCACTCCGACGAATCGTCGGGAATAGGGCTACAAAATGTAAAACGGCGTTTGGAATTAAGTTATCCCGATAACTTTGAATTAGAGGTCGAAGACACTACCGATGAGTACTGTGTACGCCTAAAACTGAACTTAGTATGA
- a CDS encoding LytTR family DNA-binding domain-containing protein, which yields MTLTCVVVEDEPLARNLLEQYILKLPHLKLVKSFSNPLAAFDFLRTNTVDVLFSDIQMPEITGISLLKILPKKPLVILTTAYSEYALEGYELDVVDYLLKPITLERFLKAVEKVTQRLGASVSQMPATLPDIVPAAVETPILPSIFVKDGTKLVKIRLCDVLYIEGLKDYVAIYTKEKKIVTLQTLKSLEVQLSAHQFIRVHHSYIVSFDAIEAIDKEKIQIGKNWIPISDTYRKSFKEFLDKHQS from the coding sequence ATGACCCTTACCTGCGTGGTGGTAGAAGATGAGCCTTTGGCCCGAAACCTCCTAGAACAATACATCCTAAAATTGCCTCATTTGAAGCTTGTAAAATCATTTTCAAATCCGCTGGCGGCGTTTGATTTTTTGCGGACAAATACGGTGGATGTCTTGTTTTCGGATATTCAAATGCCTGAAATTACTGGGATTTCGTTGCTGAAAATTTTGCCCAAAAAACCACTTGTCATTCTGACAACGGCTTATTCGGAATACGCGCTTGAAGGCTACGAACTGGATGTGGTCGATTATCTTTTGAAGCCAATTACGCTAGAGCGTTTTTTGAAGGCGGTCGAAAAAGTGACGCAGCGGCTAGGTGCTTCGGTTTCACAAATGCCCGCGACGCTGCCCGATATTGTGCCAGCGGCTGTTGAAACACCTATTTTACCCTCAATTTTTGTCAAAGACGGGACAAAGCTGGTGAAGATTCGCCTGTGCGATGTGCTGTACATCGAGGGGCTCAAAGATTATGTCGCGATTTATACCAAAGAAAAGAAAATCGTGACGCTCCAAACCCTCAAGTCGCTCGAGGTACAGCTCAGTGCGCATCAGTTTATTCGGGTGCATCACTCGTACATTGTCTCTTTTGACGCCATCGAAGCGATTGACAAAGAGAAAATCCAGATTGGTAAAAACTGGATTCCCATCAGTGATACGTACCGCAAAAGCTTCAAAGAATTTCTGGACAAACACCAATCTTAG
- the hisF gene encoding imidazole glycerol phosphate synthase subunit HisF encodes MLTKRIIPCLDVKDGRTVKGVNFVNLRDAGDAVELAAVYAEQGADELVFLDITATVEGRGTLLELVRRVAHTINIPFTVGGGISSKADVSALLNAGADKVSINSSAVRNPDLINELALEFGSQCIVVAIDTRNLTPTLSFQEKESDSPFSWKEKGQGDEVHLVHTHGGRKPTELHTLDWAKEVEERGAGEILLTSMDADGTKNGFSLELTAAISKNANIPVIASGGAGSMEHFYDVFTEGYADAGLAASIFHFKEIEIPALKQYLHERGVPMRMSR; translated from the coding sequence ATGCTTACCAAACGCATCATTCCCTGCCTCGACGTCAAAGATGGACGTACTGTAAAGGGAGTCAATTTTGTTAATCTTCGCGACGCAGGTGACGCCGTTGAATTGGCCGCCGTTTATGCCGAACAAGGCGCCGACGAATTGGTATTTCTTGACATTACGGCCACGGTCGAAGGCCGCGGAACGCTTCTTGAATTGGTACGCCGTGTGGCACATACCATCAATATTCCGTTTACAGTAGGCGGAGGGATTTCGTCCAAAGCCGACGTATCGGCTCTTCTCAACGCAGGCGCCGACAAGGTATCTATCAACTCCTCGGCCGTACGCAACCCCGACTTAATCAACGAATTGGCGTTAGAATTTGGGAGTCAGTGCATTGTGGTGGCGATTGATACAAGAAACCTCACCCCAACCCTCTCCTTTCAGGAGAAGGAGTCAGATTCCCCCTTCTCTTGGAAGGAGAAGGGGCAAGGGGATGAGGTTCACCTCGTCCACACCCACGGCGGCCGCAAACCTACCGAACTCCACACCCTCGACTGGGCCAAAGAGGTGGAAGAGCGCGGTGCGGGCGAAATTTTGCTTACGTCGATGGATGCCGATGGCACCAAAAATGGCTTTTCTTTGGAGCTAACAGCGGCTATTTCCAAAAACGCCAACATCCCCGTCATTGCTTCGGGAGGGGCGGGTTCGATGGAACATTTTTACGATGTGTTTACGGAAGGATATGCCGATGCAGGACTCGCAGCCAGCATTTTTCACTTCAAAGAAATCGAAATTCCTGCCCTGAAGCAGTACCTCCACGAGCGTGGCGTACCGATGCGGATGTCGCGCTAA
- a CDS encoding GNAT family N-acetyltransferase gives MALLDTLVYEFQKEDFLISTDKSKLDTSVILPFLSTQSYWAENIPLDIIERSIQNSFTFGVYHHQTQIGFARVITDFATYGYLGDVFILSDYRGQGLSKWLMDCIFNQIPELQGFRRWTLATADAHGLYEQYGFTNLARPERMMEKVNFTKY, from the coding sequence ATGGCGCTGCTCGACACCCTCGTTTATGAATTTCAAAAAGAAGATTTTTTGATTTCAACAGACAAATCAAAGCTTGATACTTCGGTGATTCTTCCCTTTCTGTCCACCCAATCGTACTGGGCCGAAAACATTCCACTCGACATCATCGAGCGCTCCATTCAGAACTCTTTTACTTTTGGGGTGTATCACCACCAAACCCAAATCGGTTTTGCCCGCGTCATTACGGATTTTGCTACGTATGGGTATTTGGGCGATGTATTTATTTTATCGGACTATCGTGGCCAAGGGCTTTCTAAGTGGCTGATGGATTGCATTTTCAATCAAATTCCTGAACTACAAGGCTTCCGACGCTGGACGCTGGCAACGGCCGACGCCCACGGCTTGTACGAGCAATACGGATTTACGAACCTCGCCCGCCCTGAGCGCATGATGGAAAAAGTTAACTTTACGAAATATTAA
- a CDS encoding CAP domain-containing protein, producing MVDTPPEYCCRRKRDGSFEYFNCDNKHLLKVFNYLDFAQYAVNEWMNSPSHRHNVLDSTYTHLGCAARLSKNPYQECRAPFGRFVQNFGKVKTN from the coding sequence TTGGTCGATACGCCGCCCGAATATTGTTGCCGCCGAAAACGCGACGGAAGTTTTGAGTATTTTAACTGTGACAATAAGCATTTGCTAAAAGTATTTAATTACCTCGATTTTGCCCAATACGCCGTCAATGAATGGATGAATTCACCTTCGCACCGTCACAATGTACTTGATTCTACTTATACCCATTTGGGATGCGCCGCTCGGCTTTCTAAAAATCCTTACCAAGAATGCCGTGCTCCTTTTGGGCGATTTGTGCAAAATTTTGGAAAAGTAAAAACGAATTAG
- a CDS encoding CAP domain-containing protein, translating to MSRAICFLFLFGLLVSFQTGSVNYYSLSSDDFLKLPEVTQTINAKHPNYALLDAAIFHTTNIARRTHGLSPLQHGLGLQQAAQQFASDMIQMGFIIMSTSTVLLLPNLPSVLKPSP from the coding sequence ATGAGCCGAGCCATTTGCTTTTTATTTCTTTTTGGTTTGTTGGTTAGCTTCCAAACGGGGTCAGTCAACTACTATTCACTGTCTTCCGATGATTTTTTAAAACTCCCCGAAGTCACTCAAACTATCAATGCCAAGCACCCCAACTACGCGTTGCTCGATGCGGCTATCTTCCATACCACCAACATCGCCCGTCGTACGCACGGACTCTCCCCACTTCAACATGGATTGGGATTGCAACAAGCAGCTCAGCAATTTGCCTCCGACATGATTCAGATGGGTTTTATAATCATGTCCACCTCTACAGTCCTTCTTTTGCCAAACTTACCCAGCGTGTTGAAACCTTCACCCTAG
- the gltX gene encoding glutamate--tRNA ligase encodes MSVRVRFAPSPTGPLHIGGVRTALYNYLFARKNGGKMLLRIEDTDQNRYVPGAEEYILEALKWVGIEIDEGQGVGGPHAPYRQSERKEMYRQYADQLINSGKAYYAFDTAEEIEAMRKRLEEAGADAAQYNAITRLQMTNSLTLSAEEVASRIANGDPYVVRIKIDPKQDIRFKDIIREWVVVHASTLDDKVLLKSDGMPTYHLANIVDDHLMGITHVIRGEEWLPSAPLHVLLYQYFGWTAPQFAHLPLLLKPEGNGKLSKRDADLGGFPIFPLQWTDPSTGTVARGFREDGYLKDAVVNFLAFLGWNPGTEQEMFTMDELIQAFSLERIHKAGARFDITKAKWFNQQYIKQLSDEALVSSLQLTTDGSTSQPQTGNGKPIDLLKVVHLMKDRVTFPQEILSEASFLFEMPAEYEEAVVASKWNADAIKAITAYVEDLKVYEGDFLAESAKAIWAAAAERVGVKMGKVMQALRLAATGAGHGPDLMLAMEILGKDEVIARLEKALETLPQK; translated from the coding sequence ATGTCAGTAAGAGTTCGCTTTGCACCTAGTCCTACGGGGCCGCTTCACATTGGAGGGGTTCGTACGGCATTGTATAATTATTTGTTTGCCCGTAAAAATGGCGGAAAAATGCTCCTTCGTATTGAAGATACCGACCAAAATCGGTACGTGCCTGGAGCAGAAGAATATATTTTGGAGGCGTTGAAATGGGTAGGAATTGAAATCGACGAAGGACAAGGCGTCGGTGGGCCACACGCGCCTTACCGTCAGTCGGAGCGAAAAGAAATGTATCGTCAGTACGCCGACCAGTTGATTAACTCGGGAAAAGCGTACTATGCGTTTGATACCGCCGAAGAAATTGAGGCCATGCGGAAGCGTTTGGAAGAAGCAGGGGCCGATGCCGCTCAGTACAACGCCATCACGCGTTTGCAAATGACCAACTCCCTTACGTTGTCGGCCGAAGAAGTGGCTAGTCGGATAGCCAACGGCGACCCGTACGTGGTGCGTATCAAAATTGACCCCAAGCAAGACATTCGTTTCAAAGACATCATTCGTGAGTGGGTGGTTGTTCACGCATCGACGCTTGATGATAAAGTATTGTTGAAATCGGACGGAATGCCGACCTACCACCTTGCCAACATTGTGGACGACCATTTGATGGGAATCACGCACGTGATTCGCGGAGAAGAGTGGTTGCCGTCGGCACCGTTGCACGTGTTGTTGTATCAGTATTTTGGGTGGACTGCTCCGCAGTTTGCGCATTTGCCGTTGTTGCTCAAACCCGAAGGGAATGGCAAACTTTCAAAGCGCGACGCCGACTTGGGCGGCTTCCCGATTTTCCCATTGCAGTGGACCGACCCTAGCACGGGCACGGTAGCACGTGGTTTCCGTGAAGACGGGTATTTGAAAGATGCGGTGGTCAACTTTTTGGCGTTTTTGGGTTGGAACCCAGGCACCGAGCAAGAAATGTTTACCATGGACGAATTGATTCAAGCCTTTTCGTTGGAGCGTATTCACAAAGCAGGAGCGCGTTTTGATATTACCAAAGCCAAGTGGTTTAACCAGCAGTACATCAAGCAATTGAGCGACGAAGCGTTAGTTTCGAGTTTACAGCTCACAACGGATGGCTCAACCTCTCAACCCCAAACTGGAAACGGTAAACCGATTGACTTGTTGAAAGTTGTCCATTTGATGAAAGACCGTGTGACGTTCCCGCAAGAAATTTTGAGTGAGGCGTCGTTCTTATTTGAAATGCCTGCGGAGTACGAAGAGGCCGTGGTGGCTAGTAAATGGAATGCCGATGCTATCAAGGCCATTACGGCTTATGTAGAAGATTTGAAAGTCTATGAAGGCGACTTTTTAGCGGAGTCGGCCAAAGCAATATGGGCTGCTGCGGCAGAACGAGTAGGAGTAAAAATGGGAAAAGTGATGCAGGCACTTCGCTTGGCCGCCACTGGCGCAGGCCACGGCCCCGATTTGATGCTTGCGATGGAGATTTTAGGCAAAGACGAAGTCATCGCTCGTTTGGAGAAGGCATTGGAGACGTTGCCACAAAAGTAA